The Shewanella mesophila genome contains the following window.
AAGTCTTGTGGCCAAGTGGCTGGATCATCGTGTTCGGCAATATAACCCCACATGGCAATAGCACCAAGCATATTCGCGTTATGCGCCGCTTCAAGATCGCGCCTAGCATCCCCGATATATAATACCGATCTCGGCGTACATTTTAGTTGCTGCGCCGCCAGTAACATAGGTGCGGCATTGGGCTTACTATAATAGGTCGAATCTCCGCTAATCATTGCTGGCATCAGGGATATCAAATTAAGTTTTTCCAATAAAGGTCTGGCAAAGCGCGCCGCTTTATTGGTTACCACGCCAAAAGGAATTCGATGTTGCTCAAGATAACCAAGCAGTGCTGCAATTCCATCAAATAACAGTGCATGATCGCCATTGACGCGAGCATAATGTACTAGCAGGGCCTGCTGGATCAGCGCCTTGTCCTCGTTACTGAGTGAAGGCTGCGCTGCATTAACCAGTGCTAAGCTACCATTTGATGCTGCGTCTCTAACTTGCTCAAGTGATTTGGTTGGGTAGCCATGTTCAGTGAGGGCAAGATTGAGTGCGTTGACCAAATCGGGGGCGGTATCGACTAAGGTGCCGTCTAAATCGAACAGCACCCCAGTGATATCTATAGAATTTAAATGACGATTAATTATCGTCATTTTTGACCGTCGCTATCATGTAGTTGACGTCAAGATTCTTGGTATAACGGAAGATACCCGTTAGCGGGTTATAAGTGATCCCGGCAGCATCGGTACAGAACAAGTCCGCAGCATCTGCCATCGAAATAAGCTCAGCCGGCTTGATATACTTATTATGATCATGAGTACCAACAGGCAGCATCTTTAAAATATACTCTGCACCAATAACCGTTTCTATATAAGCACGGATATTACGGTTTATTGTCGAGAAGAAAACATAACCGCCTGGTTTTACCATGTCACTGCAGGCTTTTATTACAGAAGCAGGATCGGGAACATGTTCAAGCATCTCCATACAGGTGACGACATCATAATGGCCTACATGGTTATCGCGATGGGCTTCAGCGGTATCTTGGATATAGTTAATTTCAACTCCCGTCTCCAATGCATGTAATCTCGCCACATCTAATGGCTCTGTGCCCATATCTAACCCGTCGACCTTGGCGCCGATGCGAGCCATACTTTCAGAGAGAATACCACCGCCGCAACCGACATCTAATACTCGTTTATCGAAAAGACCGCCGACGGTTTGATCGATAAAGTTTAAGCGTAACGGGTTGAGTTTATGCAGTGGCTTAAATTCACCTTCGGGATCCCACCAAGTTTCGGCCATCTTTTCAAACTTTGCGATTTCTTGCGGATCAACATTCATCGAATTAGACACTTTTAGACCTCTGTCGAGTCGTTATTTTGTAGCCATTATACCGATAGCATTTGATAAACAAAGGAGAATCAATCTGTAACTGGCGAGATATTCAGCAGATCGGTTTTATAGGCGTGAGGTCATTGACCTGAATCAATGTTTATCGGCCTAATCAGTTATTTGAAGGGAAATTTCAATAGGGTCTAGCGACAATAATTATCTGTGTTAGAATGCCAAATCACGTTTTCAGGCTTGACGTAATATTGTCTGGTTTCTGAACAGTATTTTGTCAGCTAAATTTCAAGGGATCGAGCAGTTTATGACTGATCTGGCTTCATCTATAACACCAATTAATATTGAAGACGAATTAAAGAATTCATATTTAGATTACGCCATGAGCGTTATCGTTGGCCGAGCTCTACCTGATGTAAGAGACGGACTAAAACCCGTTCACCGTCGTGTTCTTTTTGCGATGAACGAACTTAAGAACGATTGGAATAAACCTTATAAAAAGTCGGCACGTGTTGTCGGTGATGTTATCGGTAAATACCACCCACATGGCGATACCGCAGTTTACGACACTATCGTTCGTTTAGCGCAGCCTTTCTCTATGAGATATCCACTGGTTGACGGCCAAGGTAACTTTGGTTCTGTCGATGGTGACTCTGCTGCTGCGATGCGTTATACCGAAATTCGCATGGAAAAGTTAGCCCATTCATTATTGGCTGACTTAGAGAAAGAAACCGTCGATTTCGTGCCTAACTATGATGGCACTGAATTTATTCCTGCTGTGCTACCTACACGCGTACCTAACCTATTAATTAATGGTTCATCGGGTATTGCTGTTGGTATGGCGACCAATATTCCGCCACACAACTTAAACGAAGTGGTACAAGGCTGTTTAGCCCTGATTGAGGAGCCAAGTCTCTCAATCGAGCAGCTGATGGAATATATTCCAGGTCCAGACTTCCCAACGGCTGCATCTATCAATGGTCGTAAGGGCATTATTGATGCGTATAAGACGGGGCGTGGACGCGCCGTTATGCGTGCCAAGGCTGAAGTCGAAACTGAAGACAATGGCCGTGAACGTATTATCGTGCATGAGATCCCTTATCAAGTTAACAAGGCTCGTATGATCGAAAAGATCGCCGAGCTAGTAAAAGATAAGAAAATTGAAGGCATTAGCGGTCTTCGCGATGAATCTGATAAAGATGGTATGCGCATCGTTATCGAGATCAAACGTGGAGAAGTGGGCGAGGTTGTACTTAATAACCTTTATGCTCAAACTCAGATGCAGTGCTCTTTTGGTATTAACATGGTGGCATTGACCAACGGTCAGCCTAAGTTGTTCAACCTTAAAGAGATGCTAGAGTGCTTTATCCTTCACCGCCGTGAAGTGGTCACTCGCCGTACCGTATTTGAACTCCGTAAAGCCCGTGAGCGTGCCCATATCCTTGAGGCATTAGCGATTGCGTTAGCTAACATCGATCCGATTATTGCGGTCATTAAAGCCTCACCAACGCCAGCTGAAGCGAAAGTCAAACTTGTCGCGCAAGGTTGGGAGCTGGGTAATGTACAAGGCATGCTTGAAAAAGCAGGCGATGATGCAGCGCGTCCAGAGTGGCTTGAGCCAGAGTTCGGTATTCGTGATGGCAAGTATTTCTTAACTGAGCAGCAGGCTCAGGCCATTCTCGAACTTCGCCTACACAGATTAACTGGGCTTGAGCACGAGAAGATCCTATCTGAATATGAAGAACTCTTGGTTCTTATTGCCGGATTACTGCTGATCCTTCGTAGCCCTGAACGTCTGATGGAAGTGATCAAAGAAGAACTCGAAGAGATCTTAGAACAGTATGGTGATGAGCGCCGCACTGTGATCAACGCCAATGAAATTGATATGAGTCTTGAAGACCTGATCAACGAAGAAGACGTTGTAGTGACATTGTCACACTTAGGTTATGCCAAGTATCAGCCGTTAACCGACTACCAAGCTCAGCGTCGTGGTGGTAAAGGCAAAGCGGCTACTAAAGTGAAAGATGAAGATTTCGTCGAGAAGCTATTGGTGGCCAATACCCACGACACCATCTTATGCTTCTCTGATTTTGGTAAGATGTATTGGCTCAAAGTTTACCAGTTACCGCTAGCGAGTCGCACCGCTCGTGGGCGTCCTATTGTAAATATTTTGCCGCTCTCCGAAGGCGAACGTATTACGGCAATCTTGCCTGTACGTGAATACGCGGAAGATAAGTACATTATTATGGCGACTTCTCACGGCACGGTGAAGAAGACTGCCTTGACGGCTTACAGCAATCCACGTTCAAACGGTATCATCGCGGTTAATCTTAAAGATGGCGATCAGTTGATTGGCGTAGACATTACTGATGGCAATGATGACATCATGTTGTTCTCTAACGAAGGCAAGGTCGTTAGGTTTAACGAGAAAGCACGCAGTTCAGAAACTGGTGAAGTTAAAATCGATCCAGAAACTGGCGAAGAAGTGATAGCACTGCGAGCGATGGGCCGTACTGCAACGGGTGTTCGTGGTATCAAGCTTGAAGATGGCCAGCAAGTAGTGTCTCTCATCGTACCTAAGGGCGATGGCGCCATCTTGACCGTGACAGAAAACGGTTATGGTAAGCGTACAGATCTTGCAGAGTACCCAGCTAAGAGTCGTGGTACTAAAGGTGTGGTTTCTATCAAAGTGAGTGAACGTAATGGTGCTGTTGTCGGCGCCGTTCAAGTTGGCGAAAACGATGAAATCATGTTGATCAGTGACAAGGGAACTTTAGTTCGCACACCTGCAACGGGCGTATCAAGCATTGGTCGTAACACTCAAGGTGTCACGATCATCCGTACGGCTGATGATGAAAAAGTGGTTGGTTTGCAACGCATCGATGAGATACAAGAAGAAGTAGAACTTGATGAAGAGGGAAATCCTATCATTAATAATACGGAATCTGTCGAGACTGACGTAGAGCAAACACCAGGTGATGAACCTGATACGCAATCTGACGCTGAGCAACCTGCTGAGTAACGATTTGCGAGTTTAACGGGCGTCCATTTGGACGCTCGTTTTGTTTCAGCAAGCAAAAAAAGAAACAGATAATTCTAATAATAATGCCAGTGGCACCAACTATTGTATCAACGCAATTGACCCTATGAGTCAAAGGAGAAGTAAGTGAGCGCGACATATAATTTCTGTGCAGGACCTGCAATGCTACCTGTTGAGGTGATGAACAAGGCACAAATGGAGTTATTAGATTGGAATGGCCAAGGTGTATCCGTTATGGAGGTCAGCCATCGTAGTAAAGAATTTATCGCGTTAACAGAGCAGGCCGAAGCGGATATCAGAGAATTAATGTCGATTCCCAACGACTACCATGTGTTATTTATGCATGGCGGCGGTCGAGGTCAGTTTGCTGCTGTTGTGAATAATTTTCTTGGCAATAAAGGTAAGGCGCTCTATTTAGTGGATGGTAGCTGGTCATCAGCTGCCGTTGACGAGGCGGTAAAGCTTGCAGGTAGTGACCAGGTAGACACCATTAATATTGTCGATAAAACTAATGGTATCAATAGAGTGGTAATACCGAATCTGCGGGCATTAGATAAAGATTATCGTTATGTTCACTATTGTCCAAATGAGACGGTTGATGGCATCGAAATTTTTGACGAATTAGATTCTCCTTGGCCGATTGTTGCCGATATGTCATCTAACATCATGTCGCGTCAAATCGACGTTAGTCGTTACGGTTTGATCTATGCTGGCGCGCAAAAGAATATTGGTCCATCGGGCCTCAGCATCGTTATTGTAAAAGATGAGTTGTTGTCGCATCCACAATTGGCGCAGGCGTCTATCATGGATTATCGCTTAGCGGTGAAACATGATTCTATGTATAACACGCCACCGACTTTTGCTTGGTATTTGGCGGCCGAAGTCTTTAAATGGTTAAAAGGTAAGGGTGGCGTTGCTGCCATGGAAAAGCTCAATCAGCAAAAAGCGGAGCTTTTATATACATTTATAGATAGTAATGACTTCTATGAGAGCAGAGTGGCAACTGAGAATCGCTCTAAAATGAATGTGACCTTTTATTTAAGAGATGAAAGCTTAAACGATGAGTTCATCAAGCAGGCCAAAGCGAACGGGCTGGTAGCATTGAAAGGCCACCGAAGTGTTGGTGGTATGCGAGCGAGTATTTATAATGCGATGCCGATTGAAGGCGTTAACGCGTTAGTTAAGTTTATGCATCAATTTGCAGCGAAACATAGCTGTTAATCTTCATAGTTAAGATAAAAAGAGTTCCTTGGCGTCATATCCAAGGAACTCTTTTTTGTTTTTTTACAGCACTTTAGCTATTGATTCGGCTAAGTAGTCTACGTTTCCTTCACCGATCCCGGCAATGCTGATACGGCTTGAATCTACCATGTAGATACTGTGATCGCGTTGTAATTGAGCGACTTGCTCTGGCGTTATACCAAGGAAAGAGAACATCCCTTTTTGCTGTGCGATAAAGCTAAAGTCGCGAGTCACGCCTTTCTCTATTAACTTATTGACTAGCATAGCGCGATTACCGTTAATGCGATCACGCATGACTTTAAGCTCATCTAACCATTGCTGCTTAAGCTCACTCGAACCCAAAA
Protein-coding sequences here:
- the serC gene encoding 3-phosphoserine/phosphohydroxythreonine transaminase encodes the protein MSATYNFCAGPAMLPVEVMNKAQMELLDWNGQGVSVMEVSHRSKEFIALTEQAEADIRELMSIPNDYHVLFMHGGGRGQFAAVVNNFLGNKGKALYLVDGSWSSAAVDEAVKLAGSDQVDTINIVDKTNGINRVVIPNLRALDKDYRYVHYCPNETVDGIEIFDELDSPWPIVADMSSNIMSRQIDVSRYGLIYAGAQKNIGPSGLSIVIVKDELLSHPQLAQASIMDYRLAVKHDSMYNTPPTFAWYLAAEVFKWLKGKGGVAAMEKLNQQKAELLYTFIDSNDFYESRVATENRSKMNVTFYLRDESLNDEFIKQAKANGLVALKGHRSVGGMRASIYNAMPIEGVNALVKFMHQFAAKHSC
- a CDS encoding HAD family hydrolase → MTIINRHLNSIDITGVLFDLDGTLVDTAPDLVNALNLALTEHGYPTKSLEQVRDAASNGSLALVNAAQPSLSNEDKALIQQALLVHYARVNGDHALLFDGIAALLGYLEQHRIPFGVVTNKAARFARPLLEKLNLISLMPAMISGDSTYYSKPNAAPMLLAAQQLKCTPRSVLYIGDARRDLEAAHNANMLGAIAMWGYIAEHDDPATWPQDFSFSRPEEIIALLKQSHPYNNAASNNSYT
- the gyrA gene encoding DNA gyrase subunit A; translated protein: MTDLASSITPINIEDELKNSYLDYAMSVIVGRALPDVRDGLKPVHRRVLFAMNELKNDWNKPYKKSARVVGDVIGKYHPHGDTAVYDTIVRLAQPFSMRYPLVDGQGNFGSVDGDSAAAMRYTEIRMEKLAHSLLADLEKETVDFVPNYDGTEFIPAVLPTRVPNLLINGSSGIAVGMATNIPPHNLNEVVQGCLALIEEPSLSIEQLMEYIPGPDFPTAASINGRKGIIDAYKTGRGRAVMRAKAEVETEDNGRERIIVHEIPYQVNKARMIEKIAELVKDKKIEGISGLRDESDKDGMRIVIEIKRGEVGEVVLNNLYAQTQMQCSFGINMVALTNGQPKLFNLKEMLECFILHRREVVTRRTVFELRKARERAHILEALAIALANIDPIIAVIKASPTPAEAKVKLVAQGWELGNVQGMLEKAGDDAARPEWLEPEFGIRDGKYFLTEQQAQAILELRLHRLTGLEHEKILSEYEELLVLIAGLLLILRSPERLMEVIKEELEEILEQYGDERRTVINANEIDMSLEDLINEEDVVVTLSHLGYAKYQPLTDYQAQRRGGKGKAATKVKDEDFVEKLLVANTHDTILCFSDFGKMYWLKVYQLPLASRTARGRPIVNILPLSEGERITAILPVREYAEDKYIIMATSHGTVKKTALTAYSNPRSNGIIAVNLKDGDQLIGVDITDGNDDIMLFSNEGKVVRFNEKARSSETGEVKIDPETGEEVIALRAMGRTATGVRGIKLEDGQQVVSLIVPKGDGAILTVTENGYGKRTDLAEYPAKSRGTKGVVSIKVSERNGAVVGAVQVGENDEIMLISDKGTLVRTPATGVSSIGRNTQGVTIIRTADDEKVVGLQRIDEIQEEVELDEEGNPIINNTESVETDVEQTPGDEPDTQSDAEQPAE
- the ubiG gene encoding bifunctional 2-polyprenyl-6-hydroxyphenol methylase/3-demethylubiquinol 3-O-methyltransferase UbiG; the encoded protein is MNVDPQEIAKFEKMAETWWDPEGEFKPLHKLNPLRLNFIDQTVGGLFDKRVLDVGCGGGILSESMARIGAKVDGLDMGTEPLDVARLHALETGVEINYIQDTAEAHRDNHVGHYDVVTCMEMLEHVPDPASVIKACSDMVKPGGYVFFSTINRNIRAYIETVIGAEYILKMLPVGTHDHNKYIKPAELISMADAADLFCTDAAGITYNPLTGIFRYTKNLDVNYMIATVKNDDN